The nucleotide sequence ATATTTCATCTCAACAAATTGCTAAAACAAAGAATGTTAATGTAACTGATAATAAAATTGAAAATTATAAATCCAAATTAATAGCTAATTCGAAAGACTATAAAACGCGATTAGAAATGGCAGATGAATTAATTAAAGTAAAAAGATATGAAGAGGCATTTGATCAATTTCAAATTGTCGTAAGTGATACGATTGCAATTCCCAAATTCAGTATTTATAGAAAAGCACTTATTGAAAAAAGAGATAGTGTTTTTAGCCTCATTACTGAAGATTATAAATCAAAACTAAGCATAAATCCAAGGCAAAAAGAATTAACTTCACGGTTAGCAGATTATTATGCGATGATGAATGATTATAAGAATGCTAGACAGGTACTTTCAAATTATTTTAACTTATCGGATGTTGAGGATGGTGATGATCTTAGATTTAGATATGCCAAATATTCTTCCTGGCAAGGAGAATTTGAAGAAGCTTCTAATCAATTAGATTATCTATTACTCCAAGATCCAGCTAATCTGAAGTATCAAGAATTTAAAGCTCAAATACTCGTTTGGAGTAATTCTCATTTGGATTTGGCAGAACGATATTTAGAAAATAATATTAAAGCAGGTAATCAAAGTATTGAAGTAATTTTATCAATGGCAACACTATACATACAAAATAATCATATTACTAACGCAGAAAAATATATTGAGTGGGCAAAATCAATTGATCCGCAAAATAAAGAGTTGAAAAATGTAGAGAAACTTTATATTGAATATCAAAAGACCTTAAATGAAAAAATAATATATTCTTTAATTGAAGATGGAAGAAAATTTGCTCAAAAAGGTGAATTTGAAAATGCTATTCTAAAGTTTGAGGAATATTTTTCAGCGACAAATCCCACAGAATCTGAATTGCTTGAATATGCAGATCTTCAATTTAGAGTCAATAATATTAAAAAATCAATTGAAGTGTATGATAATATTCTAAAAGATCATTATAGTTATGATGTTGCCAAATTGAAAGCTAAAAATATTTTATGGAATAAAAACTACAAAGAAGCTATCTCAGATTTTCAAAAATTATCAATTCAAAATCCAGATGATTATGAGTGTAAAGTATTGCTCGGAGACGCGTATCAAAACTTAAAACAGTTTAATATGGCAAATTCTATTTATACTGAAGTGCTGCAAAATACTAACGAAGAAAAAATACTTAAAATGATAAGTGATAGAATGGAATTTATGCCACAGACAGGTTTTACAAGTTTATTTTCAGATTTTCCGAGTCCAATTGGTTTCGCGCCATCAGTCATTCATTACTCTGATAATCAAGATTTTAGTCTGAATAATATTGGCGGTAGACTTGAAGTTGGAATAGCAAAAATACTTTACGGCGGAGTATCATACTCTGATATAAATCTTTTTTCTTCAATACTAAAGAGAAAGTTTGTAACCTTTAAGGGTAATTTGTTTTTAAAAATATTTGAGGAATTACAATTAAGTGGAAGCATAGGAGCAATAAATTCACTATATCAACCCCGAAGAAGCACAAGTACAGCAATGTTGACATTTGGGGATAATATTATTTATTCGACCCAAATTAATTTTGAACATTCAGACGCGGCATTAGTATTGAACTCACCATATTTGCTCGAAATTCGTAAAAATGTAAATATTTATAAATTTTCCGGTTTTTTTGAACCTAGTAAAAAATTAAGGCTATCCGGATATTTTCAATACATCACTATTACGGATGGTAATGTTGGTAATGATTTCAAGCTACGAGTTGGAAGTCAATTACTAGACGAAACATTTTTTGGATATGAGTCACGTTATACAAATTATAAATATGATTCACCGTTTGTTCCATATAGCAATATGACTCAAAGGCTCTATTATTCACCGCAAAATTTGGATACTCATAGTTTATGGGCGGAATGGAAACATGATCAAACAAATAATTTGAAAATAACACTTGGAGCTGAAATTGGATATATACCTAACTATAATACAATACTTCGTGAGATAGAGGGAAAAATAGATTATAATCCTTATAGCAGATTAATTCTAAATTTAGAAGTTACAGTCGGTAGTTCATACAGATATTCATCTAGTTACAACTATTTTTCAGGCGCTTTAACTTTATTTTGGCGAGTTTACTAAGCGTTACTTGAATTCATTTTATTTTTTAATTGGACAATTAGTCCCAAAACAATTCAAATTATGATTGATAAAAAAAGTAAAAAAAATATTGTGTTTTCCAACATTGGAATAACAAATCAAAACGTTAATAGAGCAGAAGGAATGCTTAGGTTATCATACAGGACATTTTTTATTTCCATGTTGCTGACATTAATTATTTATTATACATTTCCGTATGTTAAAATGTCAGCTGGTGGTTTTTTAGTTTACTCTTCTATTGTTGCGTTAGTGGGCTTTCTTTCAATCCTTCTTATTAGATATTTCGGAATTTTAATTACAAGTTTTCTTTTTGTAACAAAATATACATTGACGCAAACCAAAGATTATAATCCATTTGTTTCTATAATAGTTCCCGTATATAACGAGGCTACGATCATACAGGATTCAATTAAATCACTTCTTCAGCTTAATTATAATAATTATGAAATAATAATTGTAAATGACGGTTCAAGTGATGATACTATTGAAAAGTGTAATCAATTAGTAGGAGTGCATTCCGGAATAAATTCAAAAGTGATGGTAAGTTTAATAAATAAACCAAACGGTGGAAAAGCAAGCGCGCTTAATACTGGGATACAGTTTTCAAAAGCTGATTTTGTTTTGTGTATGGATGGAGATACTCATATCGATCCAAATACATTAAAAGTCAGTATGAGGCACTTTAAAAATGAAAAGTTAGGTGCAGTTGCGGGTAATGTAAAAATATTAAACCGAAATAAAATTTTAACCGATTTGCAGTCGCTTGAATACATTGAAGGTTTGAATATGCTTCGAAGTTCACAAAGTTACTTAGGCATAATAAATATTATACCAGGCCCAGTAGGAATTTTTAGAAAATCAGCTATCATACAAGCCGGGTGGTATTCTAATGATACATTTGCGGAAGATGCAGATTTGACCTTAAAATTAAGAATTGCCGGATGGGAAGTTATATATGAGATGAATGCCATTGGTTATACTGAGGCTCCTGAAAGTATTTATCAATTACTTAAACAAAGATATCGATGGACCAGAGGCATACTTCAATCAATAAGAAAATATAAAAGATTTCTATATAATCCTTTCCTAAATTTTAGCAGTTCTGTAATACTATGGTCTATGTTTTATGAAGCTATAGTTTGGCCTACAATGAATATTTTTGCACATTTATTTTTCATGTCAGTGGCAATAATTTTCGGCATGTCTAGCTTAATACCACTTTGGTGGGCAATAATAGCGGTTCTAGATATTATTTCGGCAATTTATTGTATTGCCGTTGAAGCTGAAGAGCTAAGGCTGATTCCCTATGCTATAATTTATAGAATATTTTTCATTTTTCTAATTGATATAACAAAAGCTGCCGCGACAATTGAAGAATTTCTAGGCATGCGTATGACATGGAGTAAACTTGATAGAATTGGTACTTTAAAATCTAACTAAAAGGAAAACTTATGGAATTAATACCGGTATTTGCATTTATTGTGCTTGTTGCATCAATTGCAACATTTATTTTTTCAATTGCAGCATACATTCTCTATAAAATTAGAGAAAGAAAGGGAAGGTTTAATATGCAAACTCACCCCAAAGCGTTTCAAGCTGAATTAGTAGCACCAAATTATTTTTATCTTCCGGAAAATGGAGACTTTGATAATAAGAAATTTACGTCAAACAATCCCGGAGGAAATAGTAATAAAGAACATATTAATGCTGAATCTAAAAGCTTTGATCAAAACAATGGGAATGAATTAGTTTGGAGATAACAGCTAAAAAGAATATTCGTATAAATTTAATCTCACTAATTTTTATTGGCTCGGGATCCATATTTATTTTGATTTTTTCTATCTATTTGCTTTTGTTAAATATTTATGGACGTTTTGAACTTTTGGATATTATTGATTCAGTTAAACGAATGGATTTTTTCAAAGCGATTCAAATTATTCAGCTGCAATTTTACTTTCTGAGTATAGTAAATCATTGCTTAATGATGAAAGTAACTGGTATGAAAATAATATTAAAACATGGCAAAAGTTTGCAGAATCGTCCGGGATTATCTTAGATGTAATTGGAGATGAAACAATTGAAAATGGAGATTTTAAAAAATACAACTTGATTATATTATCATCGGCAAAAGCTTTAAGCAATACTGAAATAATTAGAATAAAACAATATTTAGAAAATGGCGGGAATATTTTTGCGACTAATTCTACCGCAACATTTGATAGAGAAGGTAAATGGAGAGGCTGGAAATTTTTCAATGAAGTTTTTGGTATAAAATTTATAAACGAATTTTCTTCTATTGAAAAAACAAGAAAGCAAACATTTAGAGGTAATATTCCTATAACCGCAGGAATTCCTTCCGGATTTTCTTTAAGAATTGCCACTTGGGACAACCCAATGGCTTGTAAAGTTCTGGAACCTAGAACTCAGCCGATTAGTTTTTGGAATAATTTTAGGTCAGATAATCATTTTGTTACTGAAAACACAGAAGAGATGGCAGGTTCAGTTTTTGGCAATTATGGTAAAGGCAGATTTGTTTGGATGGGATTCGATATAAATTCAGTTCATGGTGAACAAGAAGAATATATAATGTTTGACAAATTTTTTAATAACATAATTAGCTGGCTTAATAAAAAACCAATAATTTTTGTAAAAGATTGGCCGGGAAATTATAAAGCAGCGTCAGTCATTAACGTAAATGTAAATAGCGATCTATCAAATAAAGATAATATATTAAAATACATAGACAAAGAATCTTTGCCAATGACTTTTTATATTGATTCTGAAATCGCAAAGCAAAATGTCCTTCAAGTAAAAATGTTATCCCAAAATGGAGAACTAGGAGCTTTAGTCCCGCTTGGGAATTTAGTTTCTGCCAACAATATTGTTTATCACCTAGATGATTATAATAAACAATATGAACAATTAAAAAATTCAAAAGCTATTTTAGAAAAAATAATAGAACGTCCTATAAATAACGCAATGCCTTTATATGGAATGTATGATGAGAATACAGTACATGCGCTAATTGCGGCTGGTTATAAAACTTTGGTGAGTGATTCTTTATTTAATAAGTCAGTTCCGAATTCTCTAATTAAAGGTAACAAGCAAATAATAACATTTAATAAAACAGCTTACACATCCAGTGAAATAAATTCTAATTTTGGAATTAATAATCTTGAATATCAATTATCTACATATAAAGATGATATTGATAGAGTTATATTTGAAGGGGGATTATACAATCTGAATATACAATCCAATATATTATCAACTAATGATTATTCGGTAATTTTAAATGATTTGTTTAAATATTTAAAAAGTAAAAATATTTGGTTAGCCAAAAGTGATGAAATAAGAAATTGGTGGATTGCTAAAAACTCAATTGAAGTAGGAATTAATGAAATAAGTAAACGTAGAATTTCATTTTTAATTACCAATCCCAGTGATTTTGTTATAAATGACCTTATAATTCAAATAGACATTAATAAATCAATAAAGAATCTTGAAATAACTTCAGAAATAATCGGCACAAAAATTCCCGAATTCGTTTTTGATAAAGATAATAAAAGAATTCACCTTAAATTAAAAGACCTAAAAGCAGGTGAATCAAATTCATATTTTATTGATTTTGATGAGCTTGCGATTTAATTAATTTTTGCAAAGACAAAAAAATGAATATAAAAAATAAACTTGTTTACTTTTTTTTAGCTTTTATAATTAGCAAATGTGTTAATCCGGTTGACGGTCCTCCGCCTGATGAAACTAAACCGATTATTACAATTTTTTCACCAACTTCAAATGATACGATTTTTGTTGGACAAACACCAATATACTATGAAGCTATTGATGATAATGGTGTAGAATATTATGAGCTATTCGTAAATGATTCTTTAGTTAAAACATATGAACAAATACCCAATGCGCCAAACACAAGTATTTTTTTAGAGCTTGAT is from Ignavibacteriota bacterium and encodes:
- a CDS encoding glycosyltransferase, which encodes MIDKKSKKNIVFSNIGITNQNVNRAEGMLRLSYRTFFISMLLTLIIYYTFPYVKMSAGGFLVYSSIVALVGFLSILLIRYFGILITSFLFVTKYTLTQTKDYNPFVSIIVPVYNEATIIQDSIKSLLQLNYNNYEIIIVNDGSSDDTIEKCNQLVGVHSGINSKVMVSLINKPNGGKASALNTGIQFSKADFVLCMDGDTHIDPNTLKVSMRHFKNEKLGAVAGNVKILNRNKILTDLQSLEYIEGLNMLRSSQSYLGIINIIPGPVGIFRKSAIIQAGWYSNDTFAEDADLTLKLRIAGWEVIYEMNAIGYTEAPESIYQLLKQRYRWTRGILQSIRKYKRFLYNPFLNFSSSVILWSMFYEAIVWPTMNIFAHLFFMSVAIIFGMSSLIPLWWAIIAVLDIISAIYCIAVEAEELRLIPYAIIYRIFFIFLIDITKAAATIEEFLGMRMTWSKLDRIGTLKSN
- a CDS encoding beta-galactosidase trimerization domain-containing protein — its product is MLNDESNWYENNIKTWQKFAESSGIILDVIGDETIENGDFKKYNLIILSSAKALSNTEIIRIKQYLENGGNIFATNSTATFDREGKWRGWKFFNEVFGIKFINEFSSIEKTRKQTFRGNIPITAGIPSGFSLRIATWDNPMACKVLEPRTQPISFWNNFRSDNHFVTENTEEMAGSVFGNYGKGRFVWMGFDINSVHGEQEEYIMFDKFFNNIISWLNKKPIIFVKDWPGNYKAASVINVNVNSDLSNKDNILKYIDKESLPMTFYIDSEIAKQNVLQVKMLSQNGELGALVPLGNLVSANNIVYHLDDYNKQYEQLKNSKAILEKIIERPINNAMPLYGMYDENTVHALIAAGYKTLVSDSLFNKSVPNSLIKGNKQIITFNKTAYTSSEINSNFGINNLEYQLSTYKDDIDRVIFEGGLYNLNIQSNILSTNDYSVILNDLFKYLKSKNIWLAKSDEIRNWWIAKNSIEVGINEISKRRISFLITNPSDFVINDLIIQIDINKSIKNLEITSEIIGTKIPEFVFDKDNKRIHLKLKDLKAGESNSYFIDFDELAI
- a CDS encoding tetratricopeptide repeat protein, with the translated sequence MTKAHYFGLYKIAAIICISYSSLFGQQSSELLQKEAERHFQAGRFGEAINMLNEIIEQNSQSFDAYVLRAHCYEKRSQLKFSVEDLRKAVKIKPSEYSVNNELIEIEKKWNLEIDNDISKLEKELSVRPNNFNKLPILAELYVDKGNIEKSLLLYRKYIDSSEPSTQIIIRYGELLAQSNKIKLGEKEFEEFSKKYPYDEKINLKYGYFNLWLGNFNKAETIFTQILKNNPNLKDAQDGFKQSKSKGYFGSQNISSQQIAKTKNVNVTDNKIENYKSKLIANSKDYKTRLEMADELIKVKRYEEAFDQFQIVVSDTIAIPKFSIYRKALIEKRDSVFSLITEDYKSKLSINPRQKELTSRLADYYAMMNDYKNARQVLSNYFNLSDVEDGDDLRFRYAKYSSWQGEFEEASNQLDYLLLQDPANLKYQEFKAQILVWSNSHLDLAERYLENNIKAGNQSIEVILSMATLYIQNNHITNAEKYIEWAKSIDPQNKELKNVEKLYIEYQKTLNEKIIYSLIEDGRKFAQKGEFENAILKFEEYFSATNPTESELLEYADLQFRVNNIKKSIEVYDNILKDHYSYDVAKLKAKNILWNKNYKEAISDFQKLSIQNPDDYECKVLLGDAYQNLKQFNMANSIYTEVLQNTNEEKILKMISDRMEFMPQTGFTSLFSDFPSPIGFAPSVIHYSDNQDFSLNNIGGRLEVGIAKILYGGVSYSDINLFSSILKRKFVTFKGNLFLKIFEELQLSGSIGAINSLYQPRRSTSTAMLTFGDNIIYSTQINFEHSDAALVLNSPYLLEIRKNVNIYKFSGFFEPSKKLRLSGYFQYITITDGNVGNDFKLRVGSQLLDETFFGYESRYTNYKYDSPFVPYSNMTQRLYYSPQNLDTHSLWAEWKHDQTNNLKITLGAEIGYIPNYNTILREIEGKIDYNPYSRLILNLEVTVGSSYRYSSSYNYFSGALTLFWRVY